A window from Theropithecus gelada isolate Dixy chromosome 1, Tgel_1.0, whole genome shotgun sequence encodes these proteins:
- the DUSP27 gene encoding inactive dual specificity phosphatase 27: protein MATSKDPEEEQVVPSEEDEANVRAVQAHYLRSPSPSQCSMVSDAETESIFMEPIHLSSAIAAKQIINEELKPRGVRADAECPGMLESAEQLLVEDLYNRVREKMDDTSLYNTPCVLDLQRALVQDRQEAPWNEVDEVWPNVFIAEKSVAVNKGRLKRLGITHILNAAHGTGVYTGPEFYTGLEIQYLGVEVDDFPEVDISQHFRKAAEFLDEALLTYRGKVLVSSEMGISRSAVLVVAYLMIFHNMAILEALMTVRKKRAIYPNDGFLKQLRELNEKLMEEREEDYGREGESAEAEEGEGMGSTLGARVHALTVEEEDDSTSHLSGSSLGKASQASKPLTLIDNEEEEKLYEEWKKGQGLPSGKVPQGGGGRRSASSGQGGEQLEDEDGDEDVERIIQEWQSRNERYQAEGHRRWGREEEEEEESDAGSSVGRRRRTLSESSAWESVSSHDIWVLKQQLELNRPDHSGRRRSDSMSSDSTWDAWNERLLEIEKEASRRYHAKSKREEAADRSSEAGSRVREDDEESLGSEASSFYNFCSRNKDKLTALERWKIKRIQFGFHKKDLEAGDSSSEPSAEEAVGEKKNPSDISLTAYQAWKLKHQKKVGSENREEVVELSKGEDSALAKKRQRRLELLERSRQTLEESQSMASWEADSSTASGSIPLSAFWSAAPSVSADGDTASVLSTQSHRSHLSQAASNIAGCSTSNPITPLPNLPVGPGDTISIASIQNWIANVVSETLAQKQNEMLLLSRCPSVASMKAVPAASCLGDDQVSMLSGQSSSSLGGCLLPQSQARLSSDMQSVLSCNTTLSSPPESSRSKVRGTSKPIYSLFADNVDLKELGRKEKEMQMELREKMSEYKMEKLASDNKRSSLFKKKKVKEDEDDGVGDGDEDTDSAIGTFRYSSRSSSQKPETDTSSSLAVCDHYASGSRVGKEMDSSINKWLSGLRTEEKPPFQSDWSGSSRGKYTRSSLLRETESKSSSYKFSKSQSEEQDTSSYHEANGNSIRSTSRFSSSSTREGREMHKFSRSTYSETSSSREESSPEPYFFRRTPEPSEREESPESQQPNWARSRDWEDVEESSKSDFSEFGAKRKFTQSFMRSEEEGEKERTENREEGRFASGRQSQYRRSTDREEEEEMDDEAIIAAWRRRQEETRTKLQRRRED from the exons AACTCAAGCCACGGGGGGTCAGAGCAGACGCAGAGTGTCCAGGCATGCTGGAGTCTGCTGAACAGCTGCTGGTGGAGGACCTGTACAACCGCGTCAGGGAGAAGATGGACGACACCAGCCTCTATAATACGCCCTGCGTCCTGGACCTACAGCGGGCTCTGGTTCAGGATCGCCAAGAGGCTCCCTGGAATGAGGTGGATGAGGTCTGGCCCAATGTCTTCATAGCTGAGAA gAGTGTGGCTGTGAACAAGGGGAGGCTGAAGAGGCTGGGAATCACCCACATTCTGAATGCTGCGCATGGCACTGGCGTTTACACTGGCCCCGAATTCTACACTGGCCTGGAGATCCAGTACCTGGGTGTGGAGGTGGATGATTTTCCTGAGGTGGACATTTCCCAGCATTTCCGGAAGGCGGCTGAGTTCCTCGATGAGGCGCTGCTCACTTACAGAG gGAAAGTCCTGGTCAGCAGCGAAATGGGCATCAGCCGGTCAGCAGTTCTAGTGGTCGCCTACCTGATGATCTTCCACAATATGGCCATCCTGGAGGCGTTGATGACTGTGCGTAAGAAGCGGGCCATCTACCCCAACGACGGCTTCCTGAAGCAGCTGCGGGAGCTCAACGAGAAGCtgatggaggagagagaagaggactACGGCAGGGAGGGGGAATcagctgaggctgaggagggcgagGGCATGGGGAGCACGCTCGGGGCCAGAGTGCACGCCCTGACGGTGGAGGAGGAGGACGACAGCACCAGCCACCTGAGTGGCTCCTCCCTGGGGAAGGCCAGCCAGGCCTCCAAGCCCCTCACCCTCATTGACAACGAGGAGGAGGAGAAACTGTACGAGGAGTGGAAGAAGGGGCAGGGCCTCCCCTCGGGCAAGGTCCCCCAGGGTGGAGGTGGCCGGCGCTCAGCCTCCTCTGGCCAGGGTGGGGAGCAGCTCGAGGACGAGGACGGGGACGAGGACGTGGAGAGAATCATCCAGGAGTGGCAGAGCCGAAACGAGAGGTACCAAGCAGAAGGGCACcggaggtggggaagggaggaggaagaggaggaggagagcgaCGCTGGCTCCTCCGTAGGGAGGCGGCGGCGCACCCTGAGCGAGAGCAGCGCCTGGGAGAGCGTGAGCAGCCACGACATCTGGGTCCTGAAGCAGCAGCTGGAGCTGAACCGGCCAGACCACAGCGGGAGGCGCCGCTCAGACTCGATGTCCTCGGATAGCACCTGGGACGCGTGGAACGAGAGGCTGCTGGAGATTGAGAAGGAGGCTTCCCGGAGGTACCATGctaagagcaagagagaggaggcGGCAGACAGGAGCTCAGAGGCAGGGAGCAGGGTGCGGGAGGATGACGAGGAGAGCTTGGGCTCTGAGGCCAGCTCCTTCTACAACTTCTGCAGCAGGAACAAGGACAAGCTCACTGCCCTGGAAAGATGGAAGATCAAGAGAATCCAGTTTGGATTTCACAAGAAAGACTTGGAAGCAGGAGACAGCAGCAGTGAGCCCAGTGCAGAGGAGGCAGTGGGGGAGAAGAAGAACCCCTCCGACATCAGCCTGACAGCCTACCAGGCCTGGAAGCTGAAACACCAGAAGAAGGTGGGCAGTGAGAACAGGGAGGAGGTGGTGGAGCTCAGCAAGGGGGAGGACTCGGCCTTGGCTAAGAAGAGGCAACGGAGGCTGGAGCTGCTGGAGAGAAGCCGGCAGACGCTGGAGGAGAGCCAGTCTATGGCAAGCTGGGAGGCGGACAGCTCCACGGCCAGCGGGAGCATTCCCCTGTCTGCCTTCTGGTCTGCAGCCCCCTCAGTCAGTGCTGATGGGGACACGGCGTCAGTACTGAGCACCCAGAGCCACCGCTCCCACCTGTCTCAGGCTGCAAGCAACATAGCGGGGTGTTCAACCTCCAATCCCATCACACCCCTGCCTAACCTGCCAGTGGGGCCTGGAGACACCATTTCCATTGCCAGTATCCAGAACTGGATTGCCAATGTAGTCAGCGAGACCCTTGCTCAGAAGCAAAATGAAATGCTGCTGTTGTCTCGCTGCCCGTCTGTTGCAAGCATGAAGGCAGTACCAGCGGCCAGTTGCCTGGGGGATGACCAAGTCTCCATGCTCAGTGGACAGAGCAGCTCCTCCTTGGGTGGCTGCCTGTTGCCTCAGAGCCAGGCAAGACTCAGCTCTGACATGCAGTCTGTGCTGTCCTGCAACACCACACTGAGCTCGCCCCCTGAAAGTTCCAGGAGCAAAGTGAGGGGGACCAGCAAGCCCATCTACAGCCTCTTTGCTGACAATGTGGACCTAAAGGAACTTGGCCGGAAGGAAAAGGAGATGCAGATGGAGCTTAGGGAGAAGATGTCTGAGTACAAAATGGAAAAGCTGGCCTCAGACAACAAACGCAGCTCCCTCTTCAAGAAGAAGAAGGTCAAGGAAGATGAGGATGATGGTGTGGGTGATGGGGATGAGGACACTGACAGCGCCATAGGGACCTTCCGGTATTCTTCCCGCAGTAGTTCCCAGAAACCTGAAACAGACACATCCTCCTCCCTGGCTGTCTGTGATCACTACGCAAGTGGCAGCAGAGTTGGCAAAGAGATGGATAGCAGTATTAATAAGTGGCTCAGTGGCCTCAGGACAGAGGAAAAACCTCCTTTCCAAAGTGACTGGTCTGGAAGTTCCAGGGGGAAGTACACCAGATCATCCCTGCTCAGGGAGACAGAGTCTAAATCCTCCAGTTACAAGTTTTCCAAATCCCAGTCAGAGGAACAGGACACCTCCTCCTACCACGAGGCAAATGGCAACTCCATAAGAAGCACTTCACGGTTCTCGTCTTCCTCCACCAGGGAGGGCAGAGAGATGCACAAGTTCTCCAGGTCCACGTACAGCGAGACCTCAAGTTCCCGAGAGGAGAGCAGCCCAGAGCCCTACTTCTTCCGCCGGACCCCAGAGCCCTCAGAAAGGGAAGAGTCCCCAGAGTCACAGCAACCAAATTGGGCCAGGTCCAGAGACTGGGAAGATGTGGAAGAGTCATCCAAGTCAGACTTCTCTGAATTTGGAGCCAAGAGGAAATTCACCCAGAGCTTTATGAGGTctgaagaagagggagagaaagagaggacgGAAAACAGAGAAGAAGGGAGGTTTGCATCTGGACGGCAGTCCCAGTATCGAAGAAGCACtgacagagaggaagaggaagaaatggacGATGAAGCCATCATTGCTGCTTGGAGACGTCGGCAAGAAGAAACCAGGACCAAGCtgcagagaaggagggaggactgA